In Corylus avellana chromosome ca8, CavTom2PMs-1.0, the genomic stretch gttatacAACTTTTATGAcagtttgtatttattatttggttatgaaatataatttttatgaccgtttgtatttattacttggttatgagttattatataaaaattagttttaattgatttttaccgttttgatcatttgattattaacaaatgttttactgtttttttagtgttaggACCATTTGGTCATTAACTATATAAAGAAAGGAAGCATCCCCAATCCCATGATATAGTGAGtttgcaacaagaaagaaaaaatgcaaactcattttctttataaaagagttttgtcatattttaaaagACTAATTGTAtagaattctattctattcaatttctattttctctttgcggttttttatcaagaagatcaaatggttgttttactagtcttcgttattgAAAGTGCGTCATTAACGAAGGTAAACACTATAATCTAATcttgggaggttgcgtgtcaaaggatccgatcacACCGAGTTATATACTCCGGGAgacacgaatcaacctttaatgacaacgctcttgcgtgattctatagtattgtgagatctttccatactttattttcatctcttgtattttatttattttattgttaatatttatattgcaattattttatatcaatgagaatttatgcaccatccaaaattatttttaacattcTGCAACATTCTGCAGAATTTGAGGACAAGATAGTCAATTAATggataatttatttaaataatttccAATAACTAACAGCATATACAGGAATTCAATAGTGGAGAAAGTGGTCGCTTGCATTCAGATCAACGTTATGGATTACATGGTATATAACAAATTAATGATGAAAAGATgcagaaaaattaaagaatgaaAGAATTGGATCCTAGAAATTACATGAAAAGACTGATATTTAAGTGATGgtacaaataataaaagaatttgaGGGATGTTTAATCGTTTCTCTAGGAGGTATTGTTGCATTCTGGAGGGACGCCCTGGGGAAACCTCTTTGCGTCTGTGCAGTAATTATATATCATGTAGTTCTTTTGCACCCATTTAAGCCGGTCTTGATTTGCAGTGTCCAGCTCTTGTGAAAGCCAGGAATTAGTAGTGgtggaagaagatgaagtgcAGGAAGATGCTCCAGAGGTCCAAATGCAAGCATCGGCTTTGAAGTTTCTGTAGGAAGCAGTAAAGGGGGCCTGGCTCCAGTCCGTCTTCACAAGCCCACCTCTTGTCGCCCAATCATCAGCATTCCAGAGACTGGAGTATATCCTCATTGGTTGGCTCTTTGGGAATGCAACGCCAAACGATTCTGAGTTCTTGAACTCTCTAATGGGAGTTCCATCCACAGAGAATCTGAAttataaacagaaaaaaaatatataagaaaacaaaaacagaaaagatgtATAAAAACAAAGATGCATGTATAGGAGTTGGTAAACATACATAATGCGCTGAGGATTCCAAAGAATGGAATATGTATGAAAATCTGCAGTTGGGTCAAACCAGAGATAGAACTGTTGCTCTCTGTTGCCTTTGCCTTGGCTGAAGACATTGGTGTGAAGAATGTAAGGATCGCCACTCAGATTCCCCAAGAACTCGAAGTCTATCTCGTCCCATGCTGATCCTTTTGAGGATAACTGTATATAAATTAACACACACATTAGTTCAAACTCAAAGGATTAACATAAATTTGAATGGATGGttttaagaaaaacatgtaCGAAGAGCTAGCAGAAGAGAACTTACATAGTAGGCAGTAACGGTGCCAGCAGAGTTTCCGGAGACAAGCTTGAGCTGCATATCTATCTTTCCAAAGAGAAACTCATTCTTGGACTGGAATCCAGAGCCAGAGGCTTTGTCTAGAGAGAGGCTAAGAAGGTCGCCGTTGTTAAGCATCTTCCCTCGGCCTTCTCCCCACGTGATGTCAAAATCTTGGTAGAAGTTAGCAGCTGTGAGAGCCAGGAAAGAGCTAAGAAGGGTAAGAGCCAGAAACATAAATGGAGCGCTTGAAGAAGCCATGGACAGTGGTATCAAATTAGTCGTGAGATTGGGAGTGGAGTGATTGATGTGGTGAAGCTTGAAGTTGTTTGGTATTTATAGTGAACAAGTGAAGGGAGAATAAAGTGAAGGAAATGCATGGGAAGGTCCAGTCAGCTAATAAGCTGAAGACAGTTGTTGGCAACCTGTCTACAGGTGTTCTATTTAAAAGAAGAGCTTGGAAAAATTTAGCAGTCAAGATCGCACTACCAATTACCAAACGCAACCAAAACCAAcatcatttgtttttgttatctaATACGCGTTTACATCAGTTTTGAGAAGGAAGTTCAGAATTATTGGTGCTCTGCTCCCACAACTGGCCCATCTATTCTCCCTCTTTCCTTTGTGGGCACCAGCCACCGCCACCGCCTGGGCCCTGCATTATTTCCAACTTATACTCTTTCTTTGTGCAAATGCATGCCGGTTCCAACCAATACTTTCAAACCACAACCACCTCCACGACTCGAGACCCAGCACCTTGAAAAGTGAAATCTCACACGTTTACCTTTATTGgattctccatctccatctccatctacaTCTAACAATATAGACAAGCAACTTCGTGGATGCTACTTCTAATGAAAtggtagcattactctttattttatattaactcTTGTACCACGTTTACtatataaataaagataaatccTCCTGATCAAAATAGAGAGGGAAACAATTCTACAAACACATAATGTCAATCACtttatatggtatcaaagcttgcTTTGACCAACATCATGGCTTCCTCTTTTACAGACtgtaaaaataaatctataACATTTAATAAATACCATGATGTTAACTATCCTGTGTTTATCGGTAAACTGATAAAACAACATGCTAGAATCCATAGCAACAAATAATgttcttaaaattttgataaacacATCAAACAGTTGCTCTCACTTGacaatcattatttttattttttattttttattttttattttttttacatgtccacataaggggGGATAAAGGGAATTTGAATTAATAACCTCCATTTCATGAGCCGTGGTCCTCAATTGATTGACTCATCCCTTAGGGTCCTCACTTGACCGATCTGAAGATACACTAATGAATATTGTGTATATTTATAAGAGAGGACCAATTTCTTTATTCACCCATAACTCTACTTCCCATCAAAGTAGGAGTTCATTCAATAGGAATATCACTCATCTTAGTCAACCAACAATTTAATAAGATTAGTATTAAATaaccttataagttataacataaATAAGGTAAACATTAGGCGCACAAAAAATATAATCCATCCTTactgttgaaataatgatgatgcagAAATAATAACGAAAGCAATATAGAGGAAGCACACAACGAATTTATGGGTAGTTCGGTATTAGATACCTATATCCACCACTTGAAATAgacctaagggctacattgtgcttatTTACTTGATAtgtctacaatacaaaaatCCTTATTTATAGGATAATGAGTAGATACAAATATGGTAATCAAAttcccttgatttgattacaatcaaccttTAAtatagaatatttgatatcaatttaatatgaaatatacaaaaaatattatatatttttcgtatattctaacacttaCTTTAATTTAAACAACTTACTTATGTGTGTCATGGTGGTACTactatatatcaaaaagacGACATAGTCTCTTCTATTTAGCACTACATGACTAGCAACATGTTCCCTCATGGTTCATAAGTAAGAAGTGTTTAAAACTATGGTCTAACAAAAATGTCAAATACTATCCAtcttgagaaatgttaggggtactacatcttttactaacagatgcttactaaactgatgtgtagctcattcattaggaaaaaaataaaataattaattaagaaaaatgtaacgaataccaatgaataagctacacatcagtttagtaagctTCTGTTAATAAAAAAGCTAGTACCCTTAGCATTTGTCTTCTTATATGCAATTataaaatgacagaaatttcctgTAAACCTGTTTGGAGTAAATATcattcaacccatttaaaataatgtcaagtgcatgtctataaacatttaaaatgcacattaaatttaatctaagttaataaattgttattaatgacgttaagaatttaatgtgtcttttaaatgtttataaacacttaacactattttaaataagttGTATGATATTTTCTTCGTAaaggtttggaggaaatttctgtccattacAAAATGgccaaagaaaatcaaagagatGTCAAAAGTGTTTAATAACATAAACAATCATTGTTGCAAGAGCTTTACTCTTCTTGTGGGGGCAGTTTTTATTGGATTTAGCACCATTGGGGCTGCAatttttgtacttcttttgattggattcgtttatatatataagcatcgTTTGGCATTTGGCAAGTGTGGTATCCGTGTTAGAAGATGTATATCGATTTCAAGCCTTGATTAAGAGCAAGGCCATGATAAAGGGTAAGATAAGAATTgcagttggtttttttttttttttttcatattattattattttaacaatttttagtaACCAAAAGCAGAGGAATTCAATGGAGAAAGTGGTTGCTTATATTCAGATCAACGTTATGGATTACATCGTACAGAACGAATCATTTTTTTTGCCATTGTAATGAtgaaaagaaaacgaaaaaagaatgaaagaattgAGGAATGCATAATGGTTTCTCTAGGAGGAGTTGCACTCTGGAGGGAGGCCCTGGGGAAACCTCTTTGCGTCTGTGCAGTAATTATATATCATGTAGTTCTTTTGCACCCATTTAAGCCTGTCTTGATTTGTAGTGTCCAGCTCTTGTGAAAGCCAGGAATtggttgaagaagatgaagcgCAAGAAGATGCTCCAGAAGACCAAATGCAAGCATCAGCTTTGAAGTTTCTGTAGGAAGCAGTAAAGGGTGCTTGGCTCCAGTCTGTCTTCACAAGCCCACCTCTTGTCGCCCAGTCATCGGCATTCCAGAGACTGGAGTATATCCTCATCGGTTGGTTCTTTGGGAATGCAACGCCAATTGATTCTGAGTTCTTGAACTCTCTAATGGGAGTTCCATCCACAGAGAATCTGAATTATaaacagaaaaaatatataagaaaacaaaaacagaaaagatgtATAAAAACAAAGATGCATGGATAGAAGGAGTTGGTAAGCATACATAATGCGCTGAGGATTCCAAAGGATGGAATAGGTGTGAAAATCTGCAGTTGGGTCAAACCAGAGATAGAACTGTTGCTCTCTGTTGCCTTTGCCTTGGCTGAAGACATTGGTGTGAAGAATGTAAGGATCGCCACTCAGATTTCCCAAGAACTCGAAGTCTATCTCATCCCATGCCGATCCTTTTGAGGATAACTGTATATAAATTAACACACACATTAGTTCAAACTCAAAGGATTAACATAAATTTGAATTGCTGGttttaagaaaaacatgtaCGAAGAGCTAGCAGAAGAGAACTTACATAGTAGGCAGTAACGGTGCCAGCAGAGTTTCCGGAGACAAGCTTGAGCTGCATATCTATCTTTCCAAAGAGAAACTCATTCTTGGACTGGAATCCAGAGCCAGAGGCTTTGTCCAGAGAGAGGCTAAGAAGGTCGCCGTTGTTGGCCATTTTCCCTCTGCCATCTCCCCACGTGATGTCAAAATCTTGGGACAAGTTAGCAGCTGTGAGAGCCAGGAAAGAGCTAAGAAGGGTAAGAGCCAGATACATAAATGGAGCACTTGAAGAAGCCATTGGCAGGAAAGAGATTTGGAAGTGGAGAGATTGATGTGGTGAAGCTTTAAGTCGTTTGGTATTTATAGTAGTGAACAAGTGAAGAGAGAATAAAGTGGAGGAAAGGCATGGGAAGGTCCAGTCATCTGATGAGCTGTACACAGTTGTCTTGTTGGCAGCTAtatcaaaagaaagagaataaaagatCGCACTACCAAACACGACCAACCATTTATCTAAATACACGTTTAcgtgagttttgagaagaagGTGCAAAATGATTTCCCACTCTCGCCCTTTCCTCTGTGGGCACCAGCCAAGCCCCATGGATTTCCAGCTAATATTCTAATTTGGAGCAATAGTACTACCAAATCACAACCACCTCCAGGCTCCACCACTCGAGGTTTAAAGTTTAAAAGCACCTTCGTGGATGATACTTCAAAGTGATATTGAAGAATACCTTACAGAATTCttaaacaaaatcatattaatgtttaagaatataaaaagtataaatttctTCTCTAGTTATATAAAAACACTAGCAACATATACTCATTAGTCCTTCTCTTTCTTATATGTAGGAAAAATCTCCAAAAAAATCACAGAAGTATACTGCAACATATCTCATATTGCTTCCCTAAGCATTGACAATGCTATAGTCTTTCTTATCTcgtccttttttttctttttttcttttttttcttttattagagattgtgttaaaattttataaaaaatgagatTTGGTAAGGTACTtgaattttataagaaatatgAGGAAACACAGCTGCATGTATACGCTACGAACCTACGTACGAAGTAAGACCATATAAATTAACCAACCATGCTTGAAAAAGACGTCATCTCTTCTTTCTAGCTCCCACTCATCTTGATGCTCTTAAAATAATGGCTGCCATGCATGCTAATTATGTCCTAATCGGTGCcagctattatatatatataaaatggtcAGACTTATCTCATTCTGTGTTAGTGAGATAAGGATGTCTGGTGCAgcataaatttattaattattacgGATATCAATCCAATGGATTTCTTTCAAACGGGTTACTCTAGTTCTAGAAGAGTCAAAGTTTAGAAATTAGTATTGGCTTTATAAGTTTTAtactatatttaaaaaatatttaatttttaaataatttaaaaaaaaataatggaaccGATGGGTCACTCGGGTTGCCGGACATCAAATTTTTTCATAGTGGTTTCGTTTCATGTCTTATTTGTTGGGTAGTCTTGGGCCTAGctatctcaaccccaaaagttGATactagtgttgggtggtctttatcctatctcaaccccaaaagctagctcaagagatGAGGCTTTCCTTCACACTTATAAACCGACCACCAGCCTCTTTTACAATCGATGTAGGATAACCCCAACATTATTTTATAGGGAATCTCAAAGCGGTTCTATTTCATTATATTCCATCCATGTcttaattccattcatttaaTATCGCTTTGGTGTCATTAAGATAAGACATGTCGTTTCTAGtctatttatttctatttctatatatatggaaagttaaaaaaaaataatcatataataatccaaaaattgcaatagaaaataaaaagggaggtttgtgatgatttttaaatattatatactaAGTAATCTAGTATCCTTATGCATGAAGATAATCAATTCAGTCGAATTTGTCAATGCGAATAAAATACGACACTTGAATAGGAGCCGCAACTAAACGGAGGGGTGCTTGGGCTGCGAGAACTATCGCTCTGCAActaagagaaagaggagaagaaGGTCTTCAGGGGAGATTTGAAATGTGAGAGGAACTAAGAGACAGAGCTAGAGTGGGAGCGAGAGGACGAGCCCGGCCCGGACCCCAACGGCCTCCCCTTGGCTTCACCATGGCTACGGCACATAAAATGAGGGAGAAATCGAAACTTAATCCTTAATGGAAAGTGAAATgttacacttttcaaaacttttctcCAAATTTTGCTCATcgaatgatgtgtcacaatttcATGCAATggtgacacatttttcaaaataatagatAACATTGAATTGTGATATATCATTTGGAGAgcaaattttggagaaattttttgagaAGTGTAGCATTCCTCTGGTGGAAAACCCAAACTCATTTTCACGACActataaaaaaacccaaacacaaattaattaaaggaaaagagTCATGCTATTCTTCAATTTCTCAATcacctttttcatatttttttcaaaaaataatcattatatTTGCATGACTCtcatattctctattttaaagTCAATATTAGATCTCCTACAGGTctaatggtaaatttgaaaaaaatatatagttgtAGATGGCAAAATATTATTTCTCCAAGGAAAATGGACCTAATATTACTTCGTTCTCATCCATCTATTTTTCAAATCCACGATTGGATCTATATAAGTGATACAACCCACATTACAATGTCCTCAATGGTGGAACTGCCCCTGAGCTTGGAGGGACAAAAGtctcccaaaatttttaaaaacctctaaaattttaaaatttctcataaattttatttattttatttatttttttaatgagttcCACCcacaaaaattaaccattttttactcttaaagatcttcattttttaagttGTCACTCTTCATCTCAAAATCGTGGTTTTGCCCCTAAATGTCCTCCTTAAACTATTACTCGATTGACAATGCTCTCTAATGATGAAATatccttgatatatatatatattaaaaagtttACATCTTCaattaggatttaatagaaaatcttaATGGAAGATACtgaaataccaaaaatacccttatttttttaaaaattgcaaagttacccgtgggtcaccttgtggcCCACTTGGGTTCGAGATGTATAAGATGTTTCTTCTCATAGGTTGTAGACTTCGGGCTTGTTTGGGAATTAACACCAATgtttccaactttttttttttttttttgacactaTTAAAACTCaactaaattcaaaaaatttcaactcaaataataaaaatcattaataaaattttaaaaaataaagaagtttttatatttaggggtagtggctggaccacccctaaGAGTCTAGGGGTGGCTCTGCCAACCCCCATTAGTTTTGAGAGTAGTCAATCCACCCCCAAGCActttttggggtggccgagtGGTTTTCTGGGGGTGGCCGTTTCAAGGGTGACCAAGTCACTCAAAAATATTGGGGGcaattttctatctttttgtttttttgtaattttttttttaaaaaaaatttaaattatattttttatgattttattttatattttttaaaccactcaaacataatctcaatttttattattatttttttgacaattttgaattgaattgaaaagaattaaaacaattttgaattgaattaaaaagaattaaattttaacataatgggtgaaattgcaaatttttaaaaggtGAGGTCCCGCCATTAAGAGTTTTTAGAGTTGATTTGCAGCGTCAACATTTTATAGGACTTCAAGTGTTGGTCAAAATCTTGCGGAAGACACAAGTTGATGCAATTTTGAAGAATTCTGATTGGGTGGGTGATTAAtaatcaccttttttttttttatgccccTAACTACATAATTAGAGGACAGAATAGCCAATTAAATGGGCTCAGATGCATGCGCACGTATGAGCGTATCACTTCTCAGTGGTGATGTTCTGAGAGCTATTAATTTGCCACTTCTTCAATTAAATAGTCTATGcgaatttaattgttttttaatggatacaagtttatttatttgaacAATTCCCAATAATTAACTAACAGCAGAGGATTTCAATGGAGAAAGTGGTCGCTTGTATAACAGAGAACCTTATGGATTACATGATATGTAACaaaatgattacttttttttgCCATTGTTGcgatgaaaaaaacaaaaaaaagaatgaaaagaatTGGATCCTAGAAATGACATGAATAGACTAATCATGCAAATAGTAAAAGAATTTGATGGTTTCTCTAGGAGGTGTTGCATTCTGGAGGGAGGCCCTGGGGAAATCTCTTTGCGTCTGTGCAGTAATTATATATCATGTAGTTCTTTTGCACCCATTTAAGCCTGTCTTGATTTGCAGTGTCCAGCTCTTGTGAAAGCCAGGAATTAGTAGTGgtggaagaagatgaagtgcAGGAAGATGCTCCAGAGGACCAAATGCAAGCATCGGCTTTGAAGTTTCTGTAGGAAGCAGTAAAGGGTGCTTGGCTCCAGTCTGTCTTCACAAGCCCACCTCTTGTCGCCCAATCATCGGCATTCCAGAGACTGGAGTATATCCTCATCGGTTGGTTCTTTGGGAATGGAACGCCAATTGATTCTGAGTTCTTGAACTCTCTAATGGGAGTTCCATCCACAGAGAATCTGAATTATGaacagaaaaaatatataagaaaacaaaaacacaaaagatgtataaaagagaaagatgcGTGGTTAGGAGTTGGTAAACATACATAATGCGCTGGGGATTCCAAAGGATGGAATATGTGTGAAAATCAGCAGTTGGGTCAAACCAGAGATAGAACTGTTGCTCTCTGTTGCCTTTGCCTTGGCTGAAGACATTGGTGTGAAGAATGTAAGGATCGCCACTCAGATTCCCCAAGAACTCGAAGTCTATCTCGTCCCATGCTGATCCTTTTGAGGATAACTATACGTATGTAAACACAAACATTAATTCAAAGGAGCATAAATTTGAAATGATGGTTTTGAGGAAAATATATACGGATAGCAGAACAACTTACATAATAAGCAGTAACGGTGCCAGCAGAGTTTCCAGAGACAAGCTTGATCTGCATATCTATCTTTCCAAAAAGAAACTCATTCTTGGACTGGAATCCAGAGCCAGAGGCTTTGTCTAGAGAGAGGCTAAGAAGGTCGCCGTTGTTAAGCATCTTCCCTCTGCCATCTCCCCACGTGATGTCAAAGTGTTGGTAGAAGTTAGCAGCTGTGAGAGCCAGGAAAGAACTAAGAAGGGTAAGAGCCAGAAACACAAATGGAGCACTTGAAGAAGCCATGGGCAGTGGTATCAAAGTAGTGGTGAGATTGGAAGTGGAGAGATTGATGTGGTGAAGCTTGAAGTTGTTTGGTATTTATAGTAGTGAACAAGTGAATATAGAGAGAATAAAGTGCAGGAAAGGCATGGAAGGTCCAGTCAGCTAATGAGCTGTACACAGTTGTCTTGTTGGCAGCTAtatcaaaagaaagagaataaaagatCGCACTACCAAACACGACCAACCATTTATCTAAATACACGTTTAcgtgagttttgagaagaaagGGCAAAATGATTTCCTCTGTGACTGTGGGCACCAGGCAAGCCCCATGGATTTCCAGCTAATATTCTAATTTGGAGCAATAGTACTACCAAATCACAACCACCTCCACCACTCGAGGTTTAAAGTTTAAACGCACCTTCCTGGATGATACTTCAAAGTGATATGGAAGAATACCTTACAGAATTCTTAAACAATATCATGCATATTAATgtttaagaatataaaaagtataaatttctTCTCTAGTTATATAAAAACACTAGCAACATATACTCAATAGTCCTCCTCTTTcttatatataagaaaaatttccaaaaaaatctcaaaagtaTACTGCAATACGTCTCATATTGCTTCCCTAAGCATTGACAATGCTATAGTGGGAAGCACTTTAGCTTTcatataacttttttattcatatttttaacacAAATATTTCTTTCTTATCTGAACTTGAATTTCATAAGAAATACGAGGAAACACAGCTGCATGTATACGCTGCAAACCTACGAAGTAAGACCATATAAATTAACCAACCATGCTTGAAAAAGACgtcatctcttctctctcccacCCATGCTTGTTGATGTTCTTAAAATAATGGCTGCCATGCATGCTAATTATGTCCTAATCGGTGCcagctattatatat encodes the following:
- the LOC132189327 gene encoding probable xyloglucan endotransglucosylase/hydrolase protein 23; protein product: MASSSAPFMYLALTLLSSFLALTAANLSQDFDITWGDGRGKMANNGDLLSLSLDKASGSGFQSKNEFLFGKIDMQLKLVSGNSAGTVTAYYLSSKGSAWDEIDFEFLGNLSGDPYILHTNVFSQGKGNREQQFYLWFDPTADFHTYSILWNPQRIIFSVDGTPIREFKNSESIGVAFPKNQPMRIYSSLWNADDWATRGGLVKTDWSQAPFTASYRNFKADACIWSSGASSCASSSSTNSWLSQELDTTNQDRLKWVQKNYMIYNYCTDAKRFPQGLPPECNSS
- the LOC132189378 gene encoding probable xyloglucan endotransglucosylase/hydrolase protein 23, translated to MASSSAPFMFLALTLLSSFLALTAANFYQDFDITWGEGRGKMLNNGDLLSLSLDKASGSGFQSKNEFLFGKIDMQLKLVSGNSAGTVTAYYLSSKGSAWDEIDFEFLGNLSGDPYILHTNVFSQGKGNREQQFYLWFDPTADFHTYSILWNPQRIIFSVDGTPIREFKNSESFGVAFPKSQPMRIYSSLWNADDWATRGGLVKTDWSQAPFTASYRNFKADACIWTSGASSCTSSSSTTTNSWLSQELDTANQDRLKWVQKNYMIYNYCTDAKRFPQGVPPECNNTS
- the LOC132189291 gene encoding probable xyloglucan endotransglucosylase/hydrolase protein 23, producing MASSSAPFVFLALTLLSSFLALTAANFYQHFDITWGDGRGKMLNNGDLLSLSLDKASGSGFQSKNEFLFGKIDMQIKLVSGNSAGTVTAYYLSSKGSAWDEIDFEFLGNLSGDPYILHTNVFSQGKGNREQQFYLWFDPTADFHTYSILWNPQRIIFSVDGTPIREFKNSESIGVPFPKNQPMRIYSSLWNADDWATRGGLVKTDWSQAPFTASYRNFKADACIWSSGASSCTSSSSTTTNSWLSQELDTANQDRLKWVQKNYMIYNYCTDAKRFPQGLPPECNTS